The DNA sequence GACATCCCGGAAGATTCAAACGTGTTCTCACTGATCAAACAGCCCCGAGCCGAATCCAGCATCATCAGATCGCCAACTTTTCCGTGCAAGGAATTTCGAGTGACAACCAGCCCCGCACCTCCCGTCTTCAATGCGATTCGGTCTGATGAGATCGTGTTGCCGGCAACCAGCGCCTGGGCCGATTCAATATCAATACCGACTGCCCTGCTTGTTTCCACTGTGTTGTCGAGACATAGAAACTGAGCTGCGTCTCGGACGACAAGCCCCGCGTGACCGCAATCCTGAATGTGCGACCGGGTAACGGATCCGCAATCCGCGAAGCGATCCTGACCGCGACCGCGGTAGTCCATGCCAAACTCTTTGCATCCAAGAATCTGAAGTCCATCGCAGTGGATTTTTCCGGATCGACGAATCTTCAGTCCACAGTCAACTTTGTTTCTGCCGTTCAGTCGCACCGACCCCGCGGGGCTGGCGAGACTAATCATTTCTGCATCCGAGATTTCAATCAGACATTCTGCCCCTGCGTCGTCCGACGCCCAAACGTC is a window from the Fuerstiella sp. genome containing:
- a CDS encoding right-handed parallel beta-helix repeat-containing protein, whose translation is MAPDELTKQLVFGSCTADAVSTALHKVRKSDPDAVVIAVLTERVTVNRVPLTIPSRTCLLFAEESDVWASDDAGAECLIEISDAEMISLASPAGSVRLNGRNKVDCGLKIRRSGKIHCDGLQILGCKEFGMDYRGRGQDRFADCGSVTRSHIQDCGHAGLVVRDAAQFLCLDNTVETSRAVGIDIESAQALVAGNTISSDRIALKTGGAGLVVTRNSLHGKVGDLMMLDSARGCLISENTFESSGMSVEMRGSANSVFRNTFARVSDPPADAGDSCLSVDGSSHTFVANINLQCSAFPADKALFL